From Planctomycetota bacterium, the proteins below share one genomic window:
- the scpB gene encoding SMC-Scp complex subunit ScpB: MRAEPADDDVSMDEADHPQRDDFPTGLSDRSAVDVDVVDAPCEDAELEAILLTADKPLSTAKLAAWLATSGIEVEACVERLNAHYDDAGRAFEIARVAGGWRVQTTGEHDELVRRVTERPRSKRLGLSAMETLAVVAYRQPVLRADIDAVRGAASADALRTLMDCGLVRVRGRADLPGRPLLYGTTEAFLDRLGLDSLKRLPALAGQGEPVA, from the coding sequence ATGCGGGCGGAGCCGGCAGACGACGACGTGAGCATGGACGAAGCTGATCACCCACAACGCGACGACTTCCCCACCGGACTTTCCGACCGGTCGGCTGTCGATGTCGACGTGGTCGACGCACCGTGCGAGGATGCCGAGCTCGAAGCGATCCTCCTGACCGCGGACAAGCCTCTCTCCACCGCCAAGCTCGCAGCATGGCTGGCAACGAGCGGAATCGAAGTGGAGGCCTGCGTCGAGCGGCTCAACGCCCACTACGACGATGCAGGCCGAGCGTTTGAGATCGCTCGTGTGGCGGGTGGCTGGCGCGTTCAGACGACGGGCGAGCACGACGAATTGGTCCGCCGAGTGACGGAACGTCCGCGCAGCAAACGACTTGGCCTCTCCGCGATGGAGACGCTGGCAGTCGTCGCGTACCGGCAACCAGTGCTGCGGGCCGACATTGACGCCGTCCGCGGTGCGGCCAGTGCCGACGCGCTCAGGACGCTCATGGATTGCGGGCTCGTTCGCGTGCGGGGACGCGCGGACCTACCAGGTCGGCCTCTGCTGTACGGCACGACAGAAGCCTTCCTCGACCGTCTCGGTCTCGACAGCCTCAAGCGGCTGCCGGCCTTAGCCGGCCAGGGCGAACCGGTGGCGTGA
- a CDS encoding GGDEF domain-containing protein: protein MAVVKHIHKTASTAQAALPSPPSRVLLAGPSAESLAAAVRRVRPTAEVEVVETALDALAEVALAADAHPFEAVVADVREAAEVQALRDRLDVGGLPAGRLVVTSDVPDDWTGHGADDTLALPAADETLRQTLFPTGIDSPAPSRRSSPSSVPELDAHTLLDAMSTSLGHGVEATVAKLNRRLDAHRLALVHGERPSEPFQAPVTSELHLVWHGDAEDEAEGDVLRHDLMTLADLLSRLAAIDRKHCKLKRLALFDDLTGCANKKYFHHFLGGIIERAKRDRFPVTLLVFDIDNFKLYNDRHGHATGDRILKETGELIRRCVRDHDFVGRIGGDEFAVIFCETDDGDTPEGIEDHRRTGRVPKGPLQIAARFRRLISSPEFAALGSSGVGRLTISGGMAVYPYDATDAEGLLAKADHALLFGAKRGGKDGISLVGEGAEDSDQPLS, encoded by the coding sequence ATGGCGGTCGTGAAGCACATCCACAAGACGGCGTCGACTGCGCAGGCGGCTCTGCCGTCGCCGCCCTCGCGCGTCCTGCTGGCCGGCCCGTCGGCGGAGTCGCTGGCGGCGGCGGTGCGACGCGTCCGTCCGACGGCAGAGGTCGAAGTCGTCGAAACCGCCCTGGACGCCCTGGCCGAGGTGGCCCTGGCCGCGGACGCCCATCCGTTCGAGGCCGTCGTCGCGGACGTCCGTGAGGCGGCAGAGGTCCAGGCCCTGCGCGACCGACTCGACGTCGGCGGGCTTCCTGCCGGGCGGCTCGTCGTCACCAGCGACGTGCCCGACGACTGGACCGGTCACGGAGCCGACGACACGCTCGCCCTGCCCGCCGCAGACGAAACGCTTCGCCAGACGCTTTTCCCGACCGGAATCGACTCTCCGGCACCGTCCAGGCGATCCAGCCCCTCGAGCGTTCCGGAGCTTGACGCGCACACGCTGCTCGACGCCATGTCGACCAGCCTCGGCCACGGAGTCGAGGCCACCGTCGCCAAGCTCAACCGTCGCCTCGATGCACATCGTCTCGCACTGGTCCACGGCGAGCGTCCGTCCGAGCCGTTCCAGGCTCCGGTCACGAGCGAGCTGCACCTCGTCTGGCACGGCGATGCCGAGGACGAAGCCGAGGGCGACGTGCTGCGTCACGACCTGATGACGCTGGCGGATCTGCTGTCGCGACTGGCAGCCATCGACCGCAAGCACTGCAAGCTCAAGCGGTTGGCCTTGTTCGACGACCTGACCGGCTGTGCGAACAAGAAGTACTTCCACCACTTCCTCGGCGGCATCATCGAGCGTGCGAAGCGCGACCGGTTCCCCGTCACGCTGCTGGTCTTCGACATCGATAACTTCAAGCTCTACAACGATCGCCACGGCCACGCGACGGGCGATCGCATCCTGAAGGAGACGGGCGAGCTGATCCGACGATGTGTCCGCGACCACGACTTCGTCGGCCGGATCGGCGGCGACGAGTTCGCCGTCATCTTCTGCGAGACCGACGACGGCGACACGCCCGAAGGCATCGAGGACCACCGCCGCACGGGTCGCGTGCCCAAGGGTCCGCTGCAGATCGCGGCTCGGTTCCGCCGGCTGATCAGCTCGCCGGAGTTCGCCGCACTGGGCAGCAGCGGCGTCGGCAGGCTCACCATCAGCGGTGGCATGGCGGTCTACCCCTACGACGCCACCGACGCCGAAGGCTTGCTGGCCAAGGCCGATCACGCCCTCCTGTTCGGTGCCAAGCGCGGCGGCAAGGACGGCATCAGCCTCGTCGGCGAAGGCGCCGAGGACTCAGACCAACCCCTCTCGTAG